One Faecalicatena sp. Marseille-Q4148 DNA window includes the following coding sequences:
- the asnB gene encoding asparagine synthase (glutamine-hydrolyzing) translates to MIKVQEYRGHIRNWKALCTELEIDSTLSREKKEEQILIRAYETWGYEMAKHLYGMFAFALWDDREKKLFCVRDQFGTKPFYYYETADGKLLYGTMIRSIIEQPGFVKELNEEMLQLYLSLTYVAGENTFFRGLKKLLPGRYLVWQEGRLTVERYWKPEFHPDESKTLEEWADEIHDTVKEVMAEVKTEDETAESFLSGGVDSSYVLAMSDAETADTCGYEEERFDESVLAVETAKLLGKNIERSVITPEQYFAIVPYVMYNMEQPLGDASAIVFALGCQATAKHTKLCYSGEGADEFFGGYNMYRNAERYGENLKTFYVGNTNIMKEEEKKKILKKYDPDVLPIELAAGIYEETEGLDPLTKMSDVDIQIWLEGDIYLNVDKMSEAAGLEIRMPLTDLRIFDIASRMPSRYKVNEEQNKVALRTAARKVLPEEIAFRKKLGFIVPIRIWMADDRYNQDVREKFHSEMAAKFFNLDEINAIFDDYVGGNSDNWRKVWTIYTFLVWYEEYFVKR, encoded by the coding sequence ATGATAAAGGTTCAGGAATACAGAGGACATATCCGTAACTGGAAAGCATTATGTACAGAGCTGGAAATTGACAGTACACTTTCCAGGGAGAAGAAAGAGGAACAGATTTTAATCAGAGCGTATGAGACATGGGGCTATGAGATGGCAAAGCACCTGTATGGAATGTTTGCGTTTGCCTTATGGGACGACAGAGAAAAGAAGCTGTTCTGTGTAAGAGATCAGTTTGGAACAAAGCCGTTCTATTATTACGAAACGGCAGATGGAAAGCTGCTTTACGGAACGATGATTCGCAGTATTATTGAACAGCCGGGATTTGTGAAAGAATTAAATGAAGAAATGCTGCAGTTGTATTTGAGTCTGACATATGTTGCTGGAGAGAATACATTTTTCAGAGGACTGAAGAAACTGCTGCCGGGACGTTATCTTGTATGGCAGGAAGGAAGATTGACAGTTGAGCGTTACTGGAAACCGGAATTTCATCCGGATGAGAGTAAGACACTGGAAGAATGGGCAGATGAGATCCACGATACAGTGAAAGAGGTAATGGCTGAAGTCAAGACAGAAGATGAGACAGCAGAATCATTTCTGTCAGGCGGTGTAGATTCTTCTTATGTCCTTGCAATGTCCGATGCCGAAACCGCGGATACATGCGGATATGAAGAAGAGCGGTTTGATGAATCTGTACTTGCAGTAGAGACGGCAAAACTGCTTGGAAAGAACATTGAGCGCTCAGTGATTACACCGGAGCAGTATTTTGCAATTGTACCGTATGTAATGTATAATATGGAGCAGCCGCTTGGAGATGCATCGGCAATCGTATTTGCGCTTGGATGTCAGGCAACAGCAAAACATACAAAGCTGTGTTACTCAGGAGAAGGTGCGGATGAATTTTTCGGTGGTTATAATATGTACCGCAATGCAGAACGCTATGGGGAGAATTTAAAGACGTTCTATGTTGGCAATACAAACATCATGAAAGAAGAAGAGAAGAAAAAGATTCTGAAGAAATACGATCCGGATGTTCTTCCGATTGAACTTGCGGCAGGTATTTATGAAGAAACAGAAGGACTGGATCCTCTTACGAAAATGTCAGATGTAGATATTCAGATCTGGCTGGAGGGAGATATTTATCTGAATGTGGATAAGATGAGTGAGGCAGCAGGGCTCGAAATCAGGATGCCGCTCACAGATCTTCGAATCTTTGATATCGCATCAAGAATGCCGTCAAGATATAAAGTCAACGAAGAACAGAATAAAGTTGCACTCCGCACTGCCGCAAGAAAAGTGCTTCCGGAGGAAATCGCATTCCGCAAGAAGCTTGGCTTTATCGTACCAATCAGAATCTGGATGGCAGATGACCGCTACAATCAGGATGTGCGCGAGAAATTCCACAGCGAGATGGCGGCAAAATTCTTCAATCTTGATGAGATCAATGCGATCTTTGATGATTATGTTGGCGGAAATTCGGATAACTGGAGAAAAGTGTGGACAATTTATACATTCCTTGTGTGGTATGAGGAATACTTTGTAAAACGTTAA
- a CDS encoding type IV toxin-antitoxin system AbiEi family antitoxin domain-containing protein — MSKKEILKTVIENNGGIAKTSDFAANGINKYEVAVFCKEGIIERIRRGFYQLPQSKNITEEQLIRELLPQGIICVESALFHYGYSDFSPRKWSIAVPRTASRAVKNIEEFTMKAYYIQKEFLDIGKSTSNFNGVILPVYDRERTICDCFKYRTKLDNEIFNKAVNAYAADEKKKLANLSKYAKEMKLYTKVMNVMEVLLNG; from the coding sequence TTGAGTAAAAAAGAAATTTTAAAAACGGTAATTGAAAATAACGGCGGCATTGCAAAAACTTCAGATTTTGCTGCTAATGGGATAAATAAATACGAGGTAGCAGTTTTTTGTAAAGAAGGAATCATTGAAAGAATTCGCAGAGGATTTTATCAGCTTCCCCAAAGTAAAAATATCACAGAAGAACAGCTTATACGGGAACTTCTTCCGCAGGGAATTATTTGTGTGGAGTCTGCTTTGTTTCACTATGGATATAGTGATTTTTCTCCCCGCAAATGGTCGATTGCTGTGCCGAGAACAGCGTCCCGTGCTGTAAAGAACATTGAAGAATTTACGATGAAGGCTTATTATATTCAAAAGGAATTTTTAGACATAGGTAAGTCCACAAGCAATTTTAATGGTGTAATATTACCTGTGTATGACCGTGAGCGAACAATATGCGATTGCTTTAAGTACCGCACAAAACTTGACAACGAAATTTTTAATAAGGCTGTCAATGCCTATGCTGCTGACGAAAAAAAGAAGCTTGCAAATTTGTCTAAATATGCAAAGGAAATGAAGCTTTATACAAAGGTTATGAATGTAATGGAGGTGCTGCTTAATGGCTGA